A single Parabacteroides timonensis DNA region contains:
- a CDS encoding aldo/keto reductase, with translation MEKKGVDRRNFLKLSTVAGAGLLFAPDALASTPGAGKETKIPMRPLGKTGVELPILSMGVDRPDSNNVLRAAFNSGIIHFDTAHRYQNGRNEEMIGNFFEGKPRSSCFIATKVMFDYPLRDDFEQDLLDKLAVSLKRLKMDHVDLFYTHSVSTAEKIQDKRILAVLQKIKAEGKTRFIGFSSHDQKPELIDVAIETGIYDVALISYNFKMKNIKETDEAIERGVKAGMGFIAMKTMAGGTEDADGKKKINGRACLKWIWQNKNITTVIPGLTNYDHLDECLAAAHDMALTQEEQDYLLALCDQESLYCQQCGKCREQCPEQLPIPDIMRAYMYAYGYKHAQQSKETLLGLGLKQDICTDCDVCQVNCPSGFDVSKKIASIIPVVQVPNEFLT, from the coding sequence ATGGAAAAAAAAGGTGTCGATCGAAGAAACTTCCTGAAGCTCTCCACGGTAGCGGGAGCCGGTTTATTATTTGCTCCGGACGCTTTGGCGTCGACTCCGGGAGCCGGAAAAGAAACTAAAATCCCTATGCGTCCTTTAGGTAAAACGGGAGTGGAGTTACCCATCCTCAGCATGGGAGTGGACCGGCCTGACAGCAATAATGTACTTCGTGCTGCCTTTAATTCCGGTATCATTCATTTCGATACGGCCCACCGGTACCAGAACGGACGGAATGAAGAGATGATCGGTAATTTCTTCGAAGGTAAACCGCGTAGTTCCTGCTTTATCGCAACTAAAGTCATGTTCGATTATCCGTTGCGGGACGATTTTGAACAAGACCTACTCGATAAACTGGCTGTCAGCCTGAAGCGTCTTAAAATGGATCATGTCGATCTCTTCTATACCCATTCCGTCAGTACAGCAGAAAAGATACAGGACAAACGTATCCTCGCTGTTTTACAAAAGATCAAGGCCGAAGGTAAAACGCGCTTTATCGGTTTCTCTTCCCACGACCAGAAACCGGAACTGATCGATGTCGCCATCGAAACCGGTATTTATGATGTTGCCCTGATCAGTTATAATTTCAAAATGAAGAATATAAAAGAGACGGACGAAGCAATCGAGCGGGGGGTAAAGGCAGGAATGGGCTTTATTGCTATGAAGACGATGGCAGGAGGCACCGAAGATGCCGACGGAAAGAAAAAGATAAACGGCCGCGCCTGTCTGAAATGGATCTGGCAAAATAAGAATATAACGACAGTTATCCCGGGTCTGACCAATTATGACCATCTGGATGAATGTCTGGCTGCCGCCCATGATATGGCGTTGACGCAGGAGGAACAGGATTACCTGTTGGCTTTATGCGACCAGGAGTCTTTGTACTGCCAGCAATGCGGTAAATGCCGTGAACAGTGTCCCGAACAATTGCCTATACCCGATATTATGCGTGCTTATATGTATGCCTACGGTTATAAGCATGCCCAACAATCGAAAGAAACCTTACTCGGCCTTGGGTTGAAGCAGGATATATGTACCGATTGCGATGTTTGCCAGGTGAATTGCCCTTCCGGCTTTGACGTCTCTAAGAAAATTGCATCTATTATCCCGGTTGTACAGGTACCGAATGAATTCCTGACTTAG
- a CDS encoding MIP family channel protein yields MKKYLAEMIGTMVLVLMGCGSAVFAGTTQPFAAVGTLGVAFAFGLSVLTMVYTIGKISGCHINPAITLGMLLSKKISGKDAGMYMIFQVIGAIIGSSILYILAKDSGSTTTLTGANGYHDLVPAFVAETVFTFIFLLVVLGSTSKGANTKFAGIAIGLALVLIHIVCIPVTGTSVNPARSIGPALFQGGEALSQLWLFIVAPFLGAAIAALVWKGIDTEEA; encoded by the coding sequence ATGAAAAAGTATTTAGCAGAAATGATCGGGACAATGGTACTTGTCCTGATGGGTTGTGGTAGCGCAGTATTTGCAGGCACCACTCAGCCCTTTGCAGCGGTTGGAACGCTGGGTGTAGCTTTTGCCTTCGGGCTGTCAGTTCTTACAATGGTATACACGATCGGTAAAATTTCGGGATGTCATATCAATCCTGCCATCACACTGGGAATGTTGCTTTCTAAAAAGATTTCCGGAAAAGATGCGGGTATGTATATGATCTTCCAGGTGATCGGTGCGATCATCGGATCATCTATCCTTTATATACTGGCAAAAGACTCCGGTTCTACTACCACGCTCACCGGGGCCAACGGCTATCATGATCTCGTTCCGGCTTTTGTTGCCGAAACGGTATTTACATTTATCTTCCTGCTCGTTGTTTTAGGTTCCACATCCAAAGGGGCCAATACCAAGTTTGCCGGTATCGCTATCGGTTTGGCTCTGGTGTTGATCCATATTGTTTGTATCCCTGTTACCGGAACATCGGTGAACCCGGCACGTAGTATCGGTCCGGCTTTGTTCCAGGGTGGTGAAGCTCTCTCACAATTATGGTTGTTCATCGTTGCACCTTTCCTGGGAGCCGCAATAGCTGCTTTGGTATGGAAAGGTATAGATACGGAAGAAGCATAA
- a CDS encoding S41 family peptidase, protein MKKLLILTSALLLTGSVFADNDPLWMRYPAISPDGGTIAFTYKGDIYTVPATGGKATQLTTHQAHDTRPVWSPDGKRIAFASDRNGNFDVFIMNKEGGAPTQLTTHSASEYPQTFSDNDHVLYTASIQQDVKDSQFPSSLFAQVYQVNTTGGRPTLYSSLAMENIALSKDGSQLLYNDFKGYEDPWRKHHQSSITRDIWLCSLGNDRSFKKITTFRGEDRNPVWTTDGKAFYYLSEEKGSFNIFKNDLTGKNGKQITNHTTHPVRFLTSDNNGMLCYGYDGEIYTIKEGGQPSKVKVNIISDQTENDLIHRLMSNGATSIAVSPNGKEVAFIVRGDVYVTSVEYETTRQITDTPQQERNIDFSPDGRSLVYSAERGETWGIYQSSLARKDDKYFTYAQEIKEEPLVVTDKTSFQPAYSPDGKEVAFLEDRTTLRVINLKSKQVRTVLDGKYNYSYSDGDQTYQWSPDSKWFLVEYIAIGGWNNKDIALVKADGSGDITNLTESGYSDGNPKWVLDGKAMIWSSDRAGYRSHGSWGAQDDTYIMFFDAEAYDKFRLSKEELALIDEDKEKDEDKKDDKKESKAKKDDKKKDDKDKKDDKDKPVEPLKFDLENRKDRIIRLTINSSNLGDAVLTPKGDKLYYCASFEKGYDLWERNFKENTTKLLIKEVGGGRMFTDKKGENLFLVSGGQLKKVEIKDSKTKNIPFKAEFSYRPPQEREYIFNHVWRQVEDKFYDPTLHGIDWDGYKKAYARYLPHINNNYDFQEMLSELLGELNGSHTGARFRPSSSAPATACLGAFYDNSYNGDGLKIAEIIAKGPLTLADTKIKPGCIIEKINEKPIKNGEDYYPLLSGKAGKKVLLSVYNPATKERFEEQVKPISYGEQSNLLYKRWVENCRKKVDELSGGKIGYVHVKGMNSESFREVYSELLGRCRNKEAVIVDTRHNGGGWLHDDLATLLSGKEYQRFMPRGQYIGSDPFNKWLKPSCVLVCEDNYSNAHGFPWVYKTLGIGKLIGAPVPGTMTAVWWESQIDPSIVFGIPQVGVQDMQGNYLENHELEPDIEIYNTPESQLKGEDHQLEEAVKVMLQTVKK, encoded by the coding sequence ATGAAAAAATTACTGATCTTAACATCGGCCCTTTTGTTGACAGGGTCCGTTTTTGCCGACAATGATCCGTTATGGATGCGTTACCCGGCAATTTCCCCGGACGGAGGAACAATAGCATTCACCTATAAAGGCGATATCTATACCGTACCGGCTACAGGTGGTAAAGCCACCCAGTTAACAACCCACCAGGCCCACGACACACGCCCCGTCTGGTCACCCGACGGAAAACGGATCGCTTTCGCTTCCGACCGTAACGGCAACTTCGACGTCTTCATTATGAATAAAGAAGGAGGTGCACCAACCCAGCTGACGACTCATTCGGCCAGCGAATATCCGCAAACATTCAGCGATAACGACCATGTTCTTTATACAGCCTCTATACAACAAGATGTAAAGGACAGTCAGTTCCCATCATCACTGTTTGCGCAGGTCTACCAGGTCAATACTACCGGAGGACGACCGACGTTATATTCGTCATTGGCGATGGAAAATATAGCGCTCAGCAAAGACGGAAGCCAGCTATTGTATAATGATTTCAAAGGATATGAAGATCCCTGGCGTAAACATCACCAGTCTTCCATTACGCGTGATATCTGGTTATGTTCGTTAGGCAACGACCGTTCTTTCAAGAAGATCACCACTTTCCGCGGTGAAGACCGTAACCCGGTATGGACAACTGACGGAAAGGCATTTTACTATCTAAGCGAAGAAAAAGGTAGTTTTAATATCTTCAAAAACGACCTGACCGGTAAAAACGGTAAGCAGATAACCAATCATACGACACATCCTGTCCGTTTCCTTACTTCCGATAACAACGGAATGCTCTGCTACGGATATGACGGTGAAATATATACAATTAAGGAAGGCGGACAACCGTCAAAAGTAAAAGTAAATATCATCTCCGATCAGACAGAGAACGATTTGATCCATCGCTTGATGTCGAACGGAGCAACCAGCATTGCTGTTTCTCCGAATGGAAAAGAAGTTGCCTTTATCGTAAGAGGTGATGTATATGTCACTTCCGTTGAATATGAAACAACCCGCCAGATCACTGATACACCGCAGCAGGAACGCAATATCGATTTCAGTCCCGACGGTCGTTCGCTGGTTTACTCGGCTGAACGAGGGGAAACATGGGGTATCTATCAGAGCAGCCTGGCTCGTAAAGACGATAAATATTTCACTTATGCACAGGAGATAAAAGAAGAACCGCTCGTAGTAACGGACAAGACTTCTTTCCAACCGGCTTATTCTCCTGACGGTAAAGAGGTGGCTTTCCTGGAAGACCGTACGACATTACGTGTAATCAATCTGAAAAGCAAACAGGTGCGCACGGTATTGGATGGCAAATACAATTATTCATACAGCGACGGAGACCAGACTTATCAATGGTCACCCGACAGTAAATGGTTCCTGGTAGAATATATCGCAATCGGCGGATGGAATAACAAAGACATCGCGCTGGTAAAAGCAGACGGTAGCGGAGATATTACCAATCTGACGGAAAGCGGTTATTCGGACGGAAACCCCAAATGGGTACTCGATGGAAAAGCAATGATCTGGTCGTCCGACCGGGCAGGTTACCGCAGTCATGGCAGTTGGGGGGCACAGGATGATACTTATATCATGTTCTTTGATGCCGAAGCATACGATAAATTCCGCCTGAGCAAAGAAGAACTCGCACTGATCGACGAAGACAAAGAGAAGGACGAGGACAAAAAGGATGATAAAAAAGAGTCCAAAGCGAAAAAAGATGACAAAAAGAAAGATGATAAAGACAAGAAAGACGACAAGGATAAACCGGTAGAACCGTTGAAGTTCGACCTGGAAAACCGCAAAGACCGTATCATCCGCCTGACAATCAATTCATCAAACCTGGGTGATGCCGTATTGACACCGAAAGGCGATAAACTGTATTATTGTGCTTCTTTTGAAAAAGGTTATGACCTGTGGGAGCGTAACTTCAAGGAGAATACGACCAAGTTATTGATCAAAGAAGTCGGCGGAGGCAGAATGTTTACCGATAAGAAAGGGGAAAACCTCTTCCTCGTATCGGGTGGCCAGCTGAAAAAGGTAGAGATCAAAGACAGCAAAACCAAGAATATCCCGTTCAAGGCTGAATTCTCTTATCGTCCGCCGCAGGAACGCGAATATATATTCAACCATGTATGGCGTCAGGTAGAAGACAAGTTCTACGATCCGACGCTTCATGGCATCGACTGGGATGGATACAAGAAAGCATACGCCCGTTATCTGCCGCATATCAACAATAATTATGACTTCCAGGAAATGTTATCCGAACTATTGGGAGAATTGAACGGTTCGCATACGGGTGCCCGTTTCCGTCCGTCTTCCTCTGCTCCGGCAACAGCCTGCCTGGGTGCATTCTACGACAATAGCTACAACGGCGACGGTTTGAAGATTGCCGAGATCATTGCAAAAGGTCCGTTGACACTGGCCGACACCAAGATCAAACCGGGTTGCATCATCGAGAAGATCAATGAGAAACCGATCAAGAATGGGGAAGATTATTATCCGTTGTTAAGCGGTAAAGCCGGAAAGAAAGTCTTATTGTCGGTTTACAATCCGGCAACGAAAGAACGTTTTGAAGAACAGGTTAAACCAATCTCTTACGGCGAACAATCCAACCTGCTGTACAAACGCTGGGTAGAGAACTGCCGTAAGAAAGTGGACGAACTCTCTGGCGGAAAAATCGGCTACGTACATGTCAAAGGTATGAACAGCGAAAGTTTCCGTGAAGTTTACTCTGAATTGCTGGGACGTTGCCGCAACAAGGAAGCGGTGATTGTCGATACCCGTCATAACGGTGGCGGCTGGTTGCATGACGACCTGGCTACATTGTTGAGCGGTAAAGAATACCAGCGTTTCATGCCACGCGGACAGTATATCGGTAGCGATCCGTTCAACAAATGGTTGAAACCGTCGTGTGTACTGGTTTGCGAAGATAACTATTCGAATGCGCATGGCTTCCCCTGGGTTTACAAAACGTTGGGGATCGGTAAGCTGATCGGTGCTCCGGTACCGGGAACTATGACTGCCGTTTGGTGGGAGTCGCAGATCGACCCGTCTATCGTATTCGGTATTCCGCAGGTAGGTGTCCAGGATATGCAAGGTAATTACCTGGAAAACCATGAACTGGAACCGGATATCGAAATCTACAACACACCGGAGTCGCAGTTGAAGGGTGAAGACCATCAACTGGAAGAAGCAGTGAAAGTGATGTTGCAGACGGTAAAGAAATAA
- a CDS encoding flavodoxin family protein, with protein MSKKIIILNGSPRMKGNTAGLIDAFVQGAEQAGHTVKTFNLQKMNIHPCLGCLGGGKNPDSPCTQRDDMDQIYPVYEEADIVVLASPMYYWSITAQLKAAFDRLFAVAEKDGDYRNQKKECIMLMAAEGDTKDNFEPVEHYYHALLKHLEWKNAGEVYAGGVMKIGDIKGHPALEEARRLGLSIR; from the coding sequence ATGAGCAAGAAAATCATTATTCTGAACGGCAGTCCCCGTATGAAAGGAAATACGGCAGGACTTATCGACGCATTTGTGCAGGGAGCAGAACAGGCAGGGCATACAGTGAAAACCTTTAACCTGCAAAAGATGAATATCCATCCTTGTCTGGGATGTCTGGGAGGAGGTAAAAATCCGGACAGCCCTTGTACCCAGAGAGACGACATGGACCAGATCTATCCTGTTTATGAAGAAGCGGATATCGTGGTACTGGCATCACCGATGTATTACTGGAGCATTACCGCCCAGTTGAAAGCTGCATTCGACCGTCTGTTTGCCGTAGCCGAAAAAGACGGCGATTACAGGAACCAGAAGAAAGAATGTATCATGCTGATGGCAGCCGAAGGAGATACCAAAGATAATTTTGAGCCGGTAGAGCATTATTATCATGCTTTATTGAAACACCTGGAATGGAAAAATGCCGGTGAGGTATATGCCGGAGGCGTTATGAAGATCGGAGATATCAAAGGACATCCGGCTTTGGAAGAAGCACGCCGGTTAGGTTTGTCTATCCGGTAA
- a CDS encoding AraC family transcriptional regulator translates to MIKYIKVPTALVSGDCTQSSLRLEGGTVIESCIHSMGSSGTMFLEEHMLMMVLDGTITLHYGKQTYVVGKHEMILLRKATVVSYEKEGNPDNADIFDSQMFCLKDELLKEFLTMQHVNIPRMTEEIRNTVNPMSDCLIAFAHSLKPYFNDPASVNPGLLKLKIMEMLYDVSECSKNIFRQILQLRQPVRTDIRQVVEQHYASPITLPELAYLSGRSLSSFKRDFQSTYNMPPGQWIREHRLSRAKEMLQNTAMSVSEVCYSLGFENPTHFSRIFKDHYGMPPSELLNKKSILN, encoded by the coding sequence ATGATAAAGTATATCAAAGTTCCGACAGCCCTTGTCTCGGGTGATTGTACGCAAAGTTCACTCCGGTTGGAAGGGGGAACTGTTATTGAGTCCTGCATTCATAGCATGGGATCTTCCGGTACGATGTTCCTTGAGGAACATATGTTGATGATGGTACTTGACGGGACGATAACCCTCCATTACGGCAAACAAACCTATGTCGTGGGGAAGCATGAGATGATCTTGTTGCGGAAGGCGACGGTAGTCAGCTATGAGAAAGAGGGAAACCCGGATAATGCTGACATATTCGACAGTCAGATGTTTTGTCTGAAAGACGAATTGCTGAAAGAGTTCCTTACGATGCAGCATGTCAATATTCCCCGCATGACAGAAGAGATCAGGAACACGGTCAATCCTATGAGCGACTGCCTGATTGCCTTTGCCCATTCCCTGAAACCCTATTTCAATGACCCGGCCTCCGTCAATCCCGGACTGTTGAAACTAAAGATTATGGAGATGTTGTATGATGTCTCGGAATGCAGCAAGAACATATTCCGCCAGATATTGCAACTGCGTCAGCCTGTGCGGACGGATATCCGTCAGGTGGTGGAGCAACATTATGCCTCGCCGATCACCCTCCCCGAACTGGCTTATCTTTCCGGTCGCAGCCTGTCGAGTTTCAAACGTGACTTCCAAAGTACTTATAATATGCCGCCTGGCCAATGGATACGTGAACACCGTTTGAGCCGGGCGAAAGAGATGCTGCAAAATACGGCGATGTCTGTTTCCGAAGTCTGCTATTCGTTAGGCTTTGAAAATCCTACGCATTTCTCCCGTATCTTCAAAGATCACTACGGGATGCCCCCTTCCGAATTATTGAATAAGAAAAGCATATTGAACTAA
- a CDS encoding lysine exporter LysO family protein — protein sequence MKGSLIVVAFFALGCILGCSGYLPEVIVKNDITIYVLYLLMFQVGLSIGSDKKLKEILCSIRPKLLLVPLATIIGTLTASALISLVITKWSVFDCLAVGSGFAYYSLSSILITELKEASLGVQMATELGTIALMANIIREIMALLGAPLFVKYFGRLAPICAGGATTMDTTLPIITRYSGKDLVFVSIFHGILVDFTVPFFVSFFCSM from the coding sequence ATGAAAGGGAGTCTGATCGTTGTTGCTTTCTTTGCACTCGGGTGTATCCTGGGATGTAGCGGTTATCTGCCGGAGGTAATTGTAAAAAATGATATCACTATATATGTGCTTTATTTATTGATGTTTCAAGTTGGGTTAAGCATTGGTAGCGATAAGAAACTGAAAGAGATATTATGTAGTATCCGTCCGAAGTTATTGCTGGTGCCTTTGGCTACTATTATCGGGACGCTGACGGCTTCCGCTTTGATCAGTCTGGTGATCACCAAATGGAGTGTGTTCGACTGCCTGGCTGTCGGTAGCGGATTTGCTTATTATTCGTTGTCGTCTATCTTGATAACGGAGTTGAAAGAAGCTTCACTGGGTGTACAAATGGCTACGGAATTAGGGACAATTGCGTTGATGGCTAATATTATCCGTGAGATTATGGCTTTACTCGGTGCACCTTTGTTTGTCAAGTATTTCGGAAGACTGGCCCCTATCTGTGCCGGAGGAGCGACGACGATGGATACAACATTACCGATTATTACCCGTTATTCCGGAAAGGATCTGGTATTCGTTTCTATCTTCCACGGTATTCTGGTTGATTTTACGGTACCGTTCTTTGTCTCTTTTTTCTGTTCAATGTGA
- a CDS encoding LysO family transporter: MFTVIGIMFSGIAIGYLLRKVEFLQKIGRPISYTILLLLFLLGISVGANEAIINNLTTLGGQAFLIALAGTGGSVLAAWGVYHFFFKERGRE, encoded by the coding sequence ATGTTTACGGTAATCGGAATTATGTTCAGCGGTATAGCTATAGGATATCTGTTGCGTAAAGTGGAGTTTTTACAAAAAATAGGTAGACCTATTTCCTATACGATTTTGCTTCTGTTGTTCCTGTTGGGAATTTCGGTGGGGGCCAATGAGGCTATAATAAATAATCTTACAACACTAGGAGGGCAGGCTTTCCTGATCGCTCTGGCAGGAACAGGTGGAAGTGTATTGGCAGCCTGGGGCGTGTATCATTTCTTTTTTAAGGAAAGGGGGAGAGAATGA
- a CDS encoding sigma factor has product MRTDEFITRILPLKDNLLRVAFRITGNAERSEQIVQDVMLKVWGERAAWIVIEDIPSYCLMVTRNLALEAINLQKMRTESFTVR; this is encoded by the coding sequence ATGAGAACAGACGAATTCATAACAAGGATATTGCCTTTAAAAGACAACCTGTTGCGGGTTGCTTTCAGGATCACCGGAAATGCTGAGCGTTCCGAGCAGATCGTTCAGGATGTAATGCTGAAGGTCTGGGGAGAGCGGGCGGCTTGGATTGTAATAGAAGATATTCCTTCTTACTGCCTGATGGTAACCCGTAACCTGGCACTGGAAGCGATCAATTTGCAGAAGATGCGGACGGAAAGTTTCACTGTCAGATAA
- a CDS encoding GH92 family glycosyl hydrolase, with protein MKKTILFFQAAVLCLLAGCKPAPDSGLLSDEIKYVDPFIGTGFHGHTFPGATRPFAMVQVSPDTHIMGWDASSGYHYDDREIYGFSHTHLSGTGIGDLGDVALLPFSGSDSIKPVGLFNKDTEKATPGFYAVRLDNFGVNVELTSTDKVGFHKYIYDNPKDRRVMLDLGHILQPNWGHKLVDNNYLFVNDSTVEGTVRTQGWAHFHSVSYRITFSEPIETIYQYVGGKLRQDSLFLRINTAEDLKFHYKFPEKAEPLYVKVALSMVDTEGAEKNLEAELPGWDFEATRIKSAEIWNDALNAIEIQADPTVMVNFYTALYHTMIAPFAYQDVDGRYLGMDKKVHKAEPGYTNYSVFSLWDTFRALHPLMTIINPDLAADWGKVLVQGYKEGGILPKWPLASSYTGCMVGYPAVSVLADLVSKDMADGDLKTWAEAGARSSVYREDLAEKFKGTRELDLITRHPYYKEKYGFVPADSVPESVSWGLEMAYEDWCISQIAAKAGLDSLAKAYAAKGEYYKRYLDPETKMMRPIMGDGTFRTPFNPRYSAHMRSDYTEGNAFQWSFFAPHDMDNFIATIGGKNELETRLDTLFTTSSQVDGEHASGDITGLIGQYAHGNEPSHHMAYLYNWTDSPWKGQERLDYIMREFYTNKPDGIIGNEDCGQMSAWYVMSALGFYQVAPGIPVYTLGRPMVDRALIHVKGGIFEILVKNNSPENKYIKEVTLNGKVLDTPFFSHTDMAKGGKLVFEMTNTHP; from the coding sequence GTGAAAAAGACAATCTTATTCTTCCAGGCTGCTGTTCTTTGCCTGCTGGCAGGGTGTAAACCTGCTCCCGACAGTGGCTTACTAAGCGATGAAATCAAGTATGTTGACCCGTTCATCGGAACCGGGTTCCACGGACATACCTTCCCCGGTGCCACCCGCCCCTTCGCGATGGTACAGGTAAGTCCGGATACGCATATCATGGGCTGGGATGCCAGTAGCGGTTATCATTACGACGACAGGGAAATCTATGGCTTCAGCCACACACACCTCTCGGGAACAGGTATTGGTGATCTGGGAGATGTAGCTCTACTGCCTTTCTCGGGTAGCGACTCGATCAAACCGGTCGGCCTTTTCAATAAAGACACAGAAAAAGCGACTCCCGGATTCTATGCCGTACGTCTGGATAATTTCGGTGTGAATGTGGAGTTGACAAGTACAGACAAGGTTGGTTTCCACAAATATATTTACGATAACCCCAAAGACCGTCGCGTCATGCTGGATCTGGGACATATCCTGCAACCGAACTGGGGACATAAACTGGTCGATAACAACTATCTGTTCGTAAACGACTCAACTGTGGAGGGAACGGTCCGCACCCAGGGTTGGGCACATTTCCATTCGGTTTCATACCGGATCACCTTCTCCGAACCGATCGAAACAATCTACCAATATGTTGGCGGCAAGCTTCGCCAGGACTCTTTATTCCTGCGTATCAATACGGCCGAAGATTTGAAATTCCATTATAAATTCCCAGAAAAGGCTGAACCTCTATATGTAAAGGTTGCACTTTCTATGGTAGATACGGAAGGAGCTGAAAAGAACCTCGAAGCAGAACTTCCCGGCTGGGATTTCGAAGCAACCCGTATTAAATCGGCTGAAATATGGAACGACGCACTGAATGCGATCGAAATTCAGGCAGATCCTACTGTAATGGTAAATTTCTACACAGCTCTATATCATACTATGATCGCTCCGTTCGCTTATCAGGATGTAGACGGTCGTTATCTGGGTATGGATAAAAAGGTACATAAGGCAGAACCGGGTTATACGAACTATTCCGTATTCTCCTTATGGGACACCTTCCGTGCTTTACATCCGTTGATGACTATCATCAATCCGGATCTGGCTGCCGACTGGGGAAAAGTATTAGTACAGGGATATAAAGAAGGTGGTATTCTACCGAAATGGCCGCTGGCTTCCAGCTATACAGGTTGTATGGTGGGCTATCCTGCCGTATCTGTTCTGGCTGACCTGGTTAGTAAAGATATGGCTGACGGTGACTTGAAAACATGGGCGGAAGCCGGTGCACGTTCATCCGTTTACCGTGAAGATCTGGCAGAGAAGTTCAAAGGTACACGCGAACTCGATCTGATCACCCGCCATCCGTATTATAAAGAAAAATATGGATTCGTTCCGGCTGACTCCGTTCCCGAATCTGTTTCATGGGGATTGGAAATGGCTTACGAAGATTGGTGTATTTCACAGATCGCTGCTAAAGCAGGACTTGACTCACTGGCTAAAGCGTATGCAGCCAAAGGAGAATACTACAAACGTTATCTGGATCCGGAAACAAAGATGATGCGTCCGATCATGGGTGACGGCACTTTCCGTACTCCATTCAATCCGCGTTACTCCGCTCACATGAGAAGTGATTATACGGAAGGAAACGCCTTCCAGTGGAGTTTCTTTGCACCGCATGATATGGATAATTTCATTGCTACGATCGGTGGTAAAAATGAACTGGAAACACGCCTGGATACATTATTTACTACTTCCTCCCAAGTTGACGGCGAACATGCTTCCGGCGATATCACCGGATTGATCGGTCAGTATGCGCATGGTAACGAACCGAGCCACCACATGGCTTATCTCTATAACTGGACAGACTCTCCCTGGAAAGGACAGGAACGTCTGGATTATATCATGCGCGAATTCTATACAAATAAACCGGACGGTATCATTGGGAACGAAGATTGCGGACAGATGTCGGCATGGTACGTGATGAGCGCTCTGGGCTTCTATCAGGTTGCTCCGGGTATTCCGGTTTACACATTGGGCCGTCCGATGGTAGATCGTGCCTTAATTCACGTAAAAGGTGGCATATTTGAGATTCTGGTTAAGAATAACAGTCCGGAGAATAAATATATCAAAGAAGTGACATTAAACGGTAAGGTTCTCGATACCCCGTTCTTCTCACATACCGATATGGCGAAAGGTGGTAAGTTGGTATTCGAAATGACCAATACACATCCATAA
- a CDS encoding YbjQ family protein, with product MLLTTTNNIEGKKIAQYYGIVSGETIIGANVFKDFFAGIRDIVGGRAGSYESVLREAKDTALQEMSQQAARMGANAVIAVDLDYETVGGSGSMLMVTAAGTAVRFE from the coding sequence ATGTTATTAACAACAACAAACAACATCGAAGGGAAAAAGATCGCTCAATACTATGGGATCGTTTCCGGTGAAACAATTATAGGAGCAAACGTATTCAAAGATTTCTTTGCCGGAATACGCGATATAGTAGGAGGACGCGCGGGATCCTATGAGAGTGTATTACGTGAAGCCAAAGATACAGCCCTGCAAGAAATGAGCCAGCAGGCAGCACGCATGGGAGCCAATGCCGTTATTGCCGTCGATCTCGACTATGAAACAGTAGGAGGAAGCGGAAGTATGCTGATGGTTACGGCTGCCGGAACCGCAGTTCGTTTCGAATAA